CCCGTGCGCccacggcggtgcagccgaTGTTGGGGAACGGCCGAACACTTGAGAACTTGCCCCCCATGGTGCGCACCAGCGAGGCCGAATCCAGCAacagcggaagcggcgccCTGGAGGGCCGTGTCCGTGCGAGCGATGGGGCAGGCAAGTTCGACAAGGCGATGAAGGTGTACCGGAAATCCATGGCGATTAGGCGGCGCCTGACGAGcatggcgcgcagcaccacgtgCTTCGTTGGCAACAGAAATGATGGCAGTGGCGGTACCGGCGCGTTCGATGATGAAAACACCGCCGCGCAGACCCCATTGAACCCGCTGCGCGGTCCGATGCTCCGTTCATCGGCCCGAATCACGTGCCTGGCGCCTGCGTCACCCATCGCGTCCCTCGCTTCTCCGCAGCATTCACGGGTGCTGCCGGAGGTGGCCTTCGATGTCGCGACGGCGTCCGAGACGACAGCAATGGCAGCGTCAATGTTGCGCTCGCACGTGCCGCTGTCTGCTCTCAACTCAGTCAGACGCCTCCCCAGCCCGCCTGACATCGAGCGGCAAACGGCGCCATCGTCCTCATCTCCATTCTCGCGGGCCATTCCATCACGAGGCCGCACGAAACGCGGCAGCTGTGATCGCCACCTAAAGGtggacgccggcagcggcgagaaCGACGCGGTGTGGCGGAAGGGCAGCCCCACATGCAGCGCTCACCTAGacttcccctctctcttctccgccgGGCGGCAATGCACTGCGtcgcggcacagcagcggcggaaCGAGCGAGTGGGTTGGTGTCGGCATCCACAAGTACGCTGGCCAGCCCTCGACCTCGACAGTAGactcaccgctgctgtcgccgaTGCCGTCCTTTCACCAGATGATGGGCCGCTCCTACGATGTGCCAGCACTGGACACGATTTTCCGTGGCTTCAACAACGGTGTCgatcagcggcagcagggcCGCATATTGCTGCGGTCACCGCCTTCACCGACTCATGCCACCATGCCAGCCGCGGCGCCCATGTCGGCGCCATCGGTGTCGACAAGCCTGCAGCTTTCATCTTCACTCGTCTCAAATACGTCTGTCCCAtcccctgcagctgcagggaCAAGGCAGATGCCCACGGCGTCGGTGTTATCATCGGCAGcgaccacagcagcagcagacgtaCACGCAATGCCAGCAGGCAGCGACGGCTTTCCGTACCTGGCGCCACGCCTttcggcgcaggcggcggcaaggAAAGATCGAAGCAACTCGTACCCGGCCGATAAGGCACACCCAGATGcaagcaggcgcagcacgGCCTTCCGCCGTGCTGGTGTGCACGCGAGTGGGTCTCTCGCGCTGGTCAAGCCGATGTCGTCGACTCCGGACCTGAAGCCGAACAAAGCGAGCGTTCCACCGCTGggcccgccgccgctggacGCGAGctcgacagcgacgacaacAACGGCGCAGTTTtactccaccgcctccctgGCGAAGACGTTCGACGGTTCCCAGTACCTCAATGACTATATTCTACTAAACGAGATCGGTAGTGGCTCCACAGGGCGCGTCGTTCTGGCGTTCAGCACGAGCATGAACAAGAGTGTTGCCATCAAGATCATTCTGAAGCCGAAGGAGAAGTACCGTTTGCAGCACCGCGTGTCGGCTTCCCCGTCCGCGTCCGTGTTCgggcagcacagcggcaggGGAGATTTTGGTGGTGTcagagcagcggctgcacggTCTACAACGACACCCGAAACCATGCAGAACTTCAAgtcatcgtcctcctcggctgGGAGGCAGAGCAAGCACCGCAAGACGCCGTCGACCCCGCCTacgacggtggcggacaAGACGCGTAATCTGCAGCGCGAGATCGAGGTCATGAGGAACCTCAGCCACCCCAACATTGTTCGTCTTTACGAGGTCATCAACGACCCCAAGGCGAACTCCCTCTTCCTGATCCTACAGTACGTGGATaacggcgctgtcgcacaGCTCGACTCGACTGGACATATTCGAGCCCCGTTGCAGCCGTGGACCGTTCTGCCGATCGCCACGCAAGTCAGTGACGGCCTCGCGTACCTGCATGAGCAGTCTATTGTGCACCGCGACATCAAGCCCGAGAACATCCTCGTTAACCGCGACGGACACGCCTTTCTCGCCGACTTCGGCGTCGCAGAACTCATGAACGCGAAGGCAGGCCAACcaaccgccgccacgctcaCCTATCAAGGCACACCGCTGTTCATGGCCCCTGAAATATacgccggcgtcgacggAGACGATGCGGAGCAAGCATCAGGTGGGTGCACACggtggaggggaagggatGATGCTGACgaaagcagcagcatgaCGGCGACCCCCTCGCGCGAGGAGCGACGTGACTCACGCGTGATTGACCCGTTCGCCCTCGACGTCTGGGCGCTAGGGGTCACCTTCTACACACTGCTCATCGGTCACGTGCCTTTCACATCCATGCTCCAGATCTCGCAGACGCCTGAGAAGGGTGTGAGCATACCGACCCCGCTCCCAGAGCAGTGGCGCAccgtgctgcgccgcaccatGGAGCCGCGACAAGAGCTGCGGATCTCCTCAGCTGAGCTGTGCCACATGCTGCACGCGATGCTAGCCGACCAAGAGGCCGCAGAGGTGAGGGCTGGTGGACGCAGCCGGAAGGCATCGCTCAGCACACGCTCGCGAATCGCAACACTCGGCAATCGTCGCACAACCTCTCACCAGTCCTGCACCGGGAGTCGAACGGCGCGCAGTGCGAGCCTCCCTGCTGACATGGAAGAGGAGAGTGTGAATcttagcagcagcagcagcagcggtagtAGTACTGGTCGCAGCTCAACGTCACCGTCGTactccagcggcggcagcagcagtggcgatGAGAGCGGCACAAGCGGGAACGACCAAGGCGTCCTTGGTCTTAGCATCACCTCCGTCGTCCTCAACATCCTGCGACCGACACGAATCCGAAAAAACAGAAGCTGAGCTGCATGGAGAGCTAGTGAGTGTGCGTGACGGGTCTAGCGGCGTGCGCTCAGCAGccagcagtgccgctgctccatCGGTGGCTGTAGGAGGTGCAGCAGTCGAAGGAACCAGCTCAGTCAGGTGGGGTGGCACGTGAGCGGCGAGAGGCCCGATCCAGGCTACAGGGCTTACGTAACATGTCGCTTCTCTCAGTGCTCTCCACCGTGAAGAACGGTTGACTGTTCACCTCTCTACCCCcttgcgtgtatgtgtgtgggccTCTGCGGGTGTACTCGTGTTCACCCTCCCGCATCTCCCAGCCAACGAGCCCCCATCCTTTAGATTCTACGCTTCCATGTGCCTAGTATATCCTTTCTTCTCTCTATGGCTGCCTCGGGCCTCCCTACTGGGCACacatgtatgcatgtgtgtgtgtgtgtgtgtcttctccttcccctgTCCATTTcttgcttgtgtgctgtgaTGGTGGacgtgacggcggtgctgtggaCGGCGCCCCACGCTaaccatctctctctccctcccacgGTCACCCCTCGAACTCCACCACCGGCAGTATCCTTTCTCCCGTGTGCCctttccttccctcctcctccatgcgTATTAACGATGGCACGTGCGCCAtcggtctctctcccccctcctcctcgacctcACCACCGTTTGCCAGCTCGTGTTGGTGCCTGCGTGCGGTGGGTAGGAAGGAcggggcgtgcgtgcgtgcgtgtgtgtcatGTGTGGTGCAATGCGTATGCGCTTAACGCATTGCCCAtttctcccttcccctcccccctcctcctcccacttCAGTATGTGTGGTGATCGCCTCCCCTTGGTCGACCCTGTTGTACGGCCATCGGCGTCTTCGTGTGCGccatttttcttttccgaCCCTGCTGTGCTCGGTGGTTGCCTGTTCTCTCTTGACCAAGCGTGCACGCACCAAcgcacgcctcctcccccccccccacggcATTCGCTTGGTCTGCCCATGActctgcatgtgtgtgtgcacagaCCCTGCAAGGTGTTTATCTTGAGCTGTGGTTTTCTTGGTTGTTGGTGCTCAAAGACATGAGCATCTCGTGCGAGCATCGACGGAACACCGGCAAACGGCATCGATGCGCCAGCGGACCTGCCTGGTCCTTCCGCTGCCAACACTGAAcgtccccctcacccctcccctctctcacacacggGGGCGTATCGGTAAGAGTGTCATGTAGATGGAAGAAGCGGTGTCACTGTGCGGGggcgtgtccgtgtgcgGTACTCCTCTCTCACTTCTCTCTGCCACTCTTGGTGCCGTTGTACCGGGATGCCCTTGCgaccccacacacccacacctgCGCTGAGCTCGGTAGATACGGGTAGCTCTCACGACAGAAACATCACAGCGCGCGCTTTAGCGTATATCCGTGGCGCGCACCCATTTACCGCTCGTGAATCGGTTCTCTTAGCCGTTGCCATTTCGTTTCTCCCACGATAGGAGAGCGACGTGCTCCCGACCCACCTCAACCCCCGCGTGCGGGTCCACGAACGCATCTCCCTCGCGTGCGCATCCTACACGCTTGCACAACACGAGTAGAGTGGTTAGCAGATTAGCAATAGCGTAGGCACGGGCGCACTGCTCgtcatctctccctcttccctcatCCGCTGTGGTTGATTTCGCGccacgcgcatgcgtgtgtgcgtgtgcgtgtgcgtgtcgccgctgccccccccttTCCATTCGTTGTTTATCTTCCGTAGCTCTAGCATCACTAGCAGCAGTATCGTTAGTACTCGTAGGCCCCCCCCGGAGCGAGGAGGCACCATCCTGCCCGCGCGCTTTCGCTTTGGCGCTCACGCAGGCAAGCCGGCACGTGCGGGGGTCCACAAGCACGTCTCCTGTGCTCGTCAGCTACCGCACGCCTTCATCACGAtctccaccccaccccaaaCTTCTCTGTCtgactctccctctctcgtgcgGCAAGCGTGCAGCGAAGGATGATGCGTCTTTCTCGGCTTggcgtcacggccgccgccaccgcgtcgtcgtcgtccgcgctgcTTCAGCAGTTCCGCGGCGTGCGCTACGCCAACATCCAGGAGACTCTGAAGCCCATCCCTGGTCAAACTGCAGGCCAAATTTCCATCTTGAACGAGATATGCTGCAACCCggatgcggaggaggagcgacgcAAGCCCATCTTCCGTGCTGAGGTGATGCCagatgcggctgccgcggcggaggaggacaacTACCTACACACGATGCACAAGTGGGGCTACGACTCGCTGACGCTCTTCAAGAAGACGAACGAAGACCCTGGTCCGTGGTGGAACGCCAACGCCAGCACGCTGGCGTCTAACTGGTCGCAGGTTGGCGATTACGCGAATGCCGGCATGTGGTCGGGTGTGTGGCGCTACACGTACGGCATCGGCGAGTATAATCTGCGCCCTTACGAGCTGCGTGGACGTGCGTGGGGACGCAAGGACCCCAAGACCGGGGCCATCATGATCCGCTACGGCaagcgcagcaccagcaagCCGGTGCAGAGGTTCTGCTTCCCACACACAAAGGAGCACGAGCAGCATCACCGTATCAAAAACCCGGCAAACAAGGACGTGACGGAGATCTCAGCCCTGCACGGCAAGCGCGTtctgcgcgagctgcagTACCACCTCGGTCAAGGCCTGCGCTTCTACCTGGTAGACGGCGTCTTTGGGAGCGACCCaggcaccgccaccccgTACCGCATCATCACGGACAACCCGACCCATGCCTACTTCGCGTCCATGGCAGCGATTCGCACCTTCAACTACGTGGCGCGGCAGGAGGTGACGCTTGTGAAGCGACTGTCGCAGTCGCCGATCGACGAGTGGGGGTGGCGCCGCCCCGGTGTGCTTATCTACCACGCCCCCTCCTACGACTTTGAGAGCCCGCGCATCGTTGAGGAGTTCGGGGGGCCGAGACCGAAGGACATGGGCCTCAGTCACAACCGCTTCATCGCGACGGAGCCTTACAGCATCCCCATGAAGTGCGCCATGGGCGGCGAGCCCAGCTGCGACGCACTCCTCGACAGCACAGCGATGCTGTGCGGTCGCTGGGGCTTCTACGCCGACGAGAAAGGCTACCTCACCATCCCTGGCGAGTCGATCATGTCGAAGGATGGGCGCTCGCTGACGCTGGTGATCACCGGCGACGAGGCCGACGCGGACGCTCTGCGCACGTCGCCGCAGCTCTACGGTAGCCGGCATcaccgcatcgccaacgGCGTTGTATCCCGCGCGTGGGATGTCGTCTCGATGCCGgtgcgcgccgctggcgcaaAGTTGCTGCCTACCGACATTGTGGAGCAGGACCTCCAGCGAGTGCAGCACAGCTTGCCAACGCGCATAGGCCTCCCGCATACCCTCtcacaccgccaccacggccgccgccacgtcaGCGAGTACGGCTTCAAGTGGCCACACAACTACACGGAAGATGTTGTCACGAAGGCCTACGCCGGCGGCCATCTGTTCAAGGCGCCGAAGACCGACAAGCTCGCCGGCCATCAGCCGCGTCCTTCGAGGTTTTTGATGAAGGACGTCGATGTGGTGGTCATTGGCGAGGgaagcgacgccgccgcggctgtcgTAAGCACGCTCAAGGACCGCGGCATGCTGTACGCCGAAGAGGCGCCGCTgatggaggcgatggcggcggcactgaAAATGGCAAAGAGTGTAAAAGTGGTGCCTTGTGCAAGCTCAAAGGCCCTGCTGGGGAAGCTGGCGCACGCGTAGCGGtacgtgcagcaccgcctcccccgctccccctcctcccagcCTCCCTTCCCTTATCGGAGAAGACGGAAGGCGGGAGGTGGGTCAAGTGAGCTCCAGCACCGTCTTGCGTGCTCGCTGAtgcaccccccccacgcacacacagacacgcatacggaggaggagctggggCTCGCACATGGAAGCCGTCGTTTGACAGCcgtctgtgcatgtgtgcacaTCATGCCGCGTGCGGGAcgcttccctttcctttgctCTCTTCTTTTATCGGATTTTTCTGCACATGTGTATCCGCCAACTCGAATTTCCCACGTTGCCCATGGACGTGCACCACAGCCCccaggcgcgcacgcccacgccAGCACTGTCGCACCCACGCTCACTGCGCGGCGTCAGTGGCTTCGTGCAGGCCGGTGACGAGAGTACTGGAAATAGTCACCTCCAACGCTCCTCAAGAGTGCCAAACAGCAACGGAGGCATCGAAACAGTCTACCCAGAACGGTGATGGTGCTGCAGTGTGTGGCGCCCCGCACTCACCGCCGAAGATATGTTTCCCCGTGATACCGTGTACGCGTCTCTCTACACATCCTTCGCCTTCTTACCCCGTCACGgcgtccacacacacacacacgcacacatatatatgGCCGGCTTCCGTAACCGCCTATCCATAGagcccccaccacccccaccccatgCCGCCAAAGCCgtgggagcagcagctgacggGGAGCAGCAGGTCGCACCGGCGACCTGCACCGGGGGAAGAGGGCAGTACGTTTTCGGACTCTGAGTACCACCATCAAACGCGCGGCGGACACGACGGGGCGACCGGCTCGTCACGTTCACGGCAGGCCGgcgagcagcgacgcggTCCTGCTACATCGCCACGGCGGTGGTCCTTCACCTTGCAAGACATCCCGGGAGCCGTTCAAGGCATGTTGAACGACGTGAATAAGGGCTACGTGACCCGCGTGGCAGCCGTGGTTGCCATGGCGTTTGGTATGAGCTACGCGGTGTACAAGCTCGTGTTGCAGCCCACGCAACAACGTCGGCCGCTGGCGAAGCGGTGGAGCTGGTGTgcaccgccggtgccgatCACCCTGGTGGAGAAGAACAGGGAGAAGGGCAGTAACATGTTTGTGTACCGCTTCGCTTTGCCGAACAGCTACGACTACGCAGGTTATGAGCCGGTCAGCTCTGTTCGGATGATGAGCGGGAACGTGCGCGAGctctcctcgctctcccggTGGTACACCCCGATCAGCCACCCCGACGAACGCGGCTTCATCGAGTTCGCGATCAAGGACTGTGACCCCGGCCGCATGTCTGCTCGCCTGCGCTACCTTGAGCCGGGCGACATCGTTTATCTCGGACGATGGATGCGGGAGTTCCCATACCAGCCGAACACCTTCAAGGAGCTCGGCGTAGTGTGCACCACTTCCGGCGCCtccgtggcgctgcagctcatgAACATCATGGACAAGAACAAGGCCGATGACACCAAGCTCAGTCTCCTCTACTGCCAccacaccgccaccgacATTCCGTTCAAGGATACCTTCTTCAAGGCGTATGCAGAGCGCAACGAGAGCCGTATTCGGGTCTCGTACAACGTGTTGGCCGGTGGGCGGCaaaggaggagcgccgcgccgaTCGCGCAGAAC
The sequence above is drawn from the Leishmania mexicana MHOM/GT/2001/U1103 complete genome, chromosome 11 genome and encodes:
- a CDS encoding putative protein kinase, putative,serine/threonine protein kinase, which gives rise to MLGNGRTLENLPPMVRTSEAESSNSGSGALEGRVRASDGAGKFDKAMKVYRKSMAIRRRLTSMARSTTCFVGNRNDGSGGTGAFDDENTAAQTPLNPLRGPMLRSSARITCLAPASPIASLASPQHSRVLPEVAFDVATASETTAMAASMLRSHVPLSALNSVRRLPSPPDIERQTAPSSSSPFSRAIPSRGRTKRGSCDRHLKVDAGSGENDAVWRKGSPTCSAHLDFPSLFSAGRQCTASRHSSGGTSEWVGVGIHKYAGQPSTSTVDSPLLSPMPSFHQMMGRSYDVPALDTIFRGFNNGVDQRQQGRILLRSPPSPTHATMPAAAPMSAPSVSTSLQLSSSLVSNTSVPSPAAAGTRQMPTASVLSSAATTAAADVHAMPAGSDGFPYLAPRLSAQAAARKDRSNSYPADKAHPDASRRSTAFRRAGVHASGSLALVKPMSSTPDLKPNKASVPPLGPPPLDASSTATTTTAQFYSTASLAKTFDGSQYLNDYILLNEIGSGSTGRVVLAFSTSMNKSVAIKIILKPKEKYRLQHRVSASPSASVFGQHSGRGDFGGVRAAAARSTTTPETMQNFKSSSSSAGRQSKHRKTPSTPPTTVADKTRNLQREIEVMRNLSHPNIVRLYEVINDPKANSLFLILQYVDNGAVAQLDSTGHIRAPLQPWTVLPIATQVSDGLAYLHEQSIVHRDIKPENILVNRDGHAFLADFGVAELMNAKAGQPTAATLTYQGTPLFMAPEIYAGVDGDDAEQASGGCTRWRGRDDADESSSMTATPSREERRDSRVIDPFALDVWALGVTFYTLLIGHVPFTSMLQISQTPEKGVSIPTPLPEQWRTVLRRTMEPRQELRISSAELCHMLHAMLADQEAAEVRAGGRSRKASLSTRSRIATLGNRRTTSHQSCTGSRTARSASLPADMEEESVNLSSSSSSGSSTGRSSTSPSYSSGGSSSGDESGTSGNDQGVLGLSITSVVLNILRPTRIRKNRS
- a CDS encoding NADH-cytochrome b5 reductase-like protein, whose product is MLNDVNKGYVTRVAAVVAMAFGMSYAVYKLVLQPTQQRRPLAKRWSWCAPPVPITLVEKNREKGSNMFVYRFALPNSYDYAGYEPVSSVRMMSGNVRELSSLSRWYTPISHPDERGFIEFAIKDCDPGRMSARLRYLEPGDIVYLGRWMREFPYQPNTFKELGVVCTTSGASVALQLMNIMDKNKADDTKLSLLYCHHTATDIPFKDTFFKAYAERNESRIRVSYNVLAGGRQRRSAAPIAQNMYVGNIDPETIAAALPPPVRVSEAGAGVGSGTASQLATYRPQLLICGPQSMLAFLCGRVSSFGNYGYWQGPFYRYSGFLKDMGYTRSQVYKFGVSTHFLADH